In Oncorhynchus kisutch isolate 150728-3 unplaced genomic scaffold, Okis_V2 scaffold1049, whole genome shotgun sequence, the following are encoded in one genomic region:
- the LOC109877450 gene encoding calcium uniporter protein, mitochondrial-like isoform X1, with amino-acid sequence MASLRMVAKLRAGVVGCTKPFRYALKTTRSPVKLLHTIHPRQPQWRCPPQVVFCSTVAPSCDVVLQYKHGRPVLAVPLPSRQESCLFFLRPMLMTVGDLIHDLQREDPGVTSASVHTKDGARVANSTSIDSLLDKDFQLLINDAVYNIHSPERGEATLSQNIEASSVSSEHVVDVEDMKHMVQLLHTALHLPDHHLLKERQLLERLDGLKQDLSPLEQVKAQLARSAEFHSSRTLWTGVALLSVQGGALAWLTWWVYSWDVMEPVTYFLTYCTSIGVFSYYVLTKQDYVYPDAKDRQFLYYFHKGAKKERFNVQKYNELREELASVEEDLRRLRNPTQLQLPVEQIQSQP; translated from the exons ATGGCTTCGTTGCGAATGGTCGCCAAACTCCGGGCTGGAGTTGTCGGATGTACTAAACCGTTCCGCTACGCACTCAAAACAACCCGATCTCCGGTGAAATTACTGCATACG ATCCATCCCAGACAGCCACAGTGGAGGTGTCCTCCCCAAGTGGTCTTCTGCAGTACTGTAGCACCCTCTTGTG ATGTGGTGTTGCAGTATAAACATGGACGACCGGTGCTGGCTGTGCCGCTACCCTCCAGGCAGGAGAGCTGTCTGTTCTTCCTCAGGCCCATGTTAATGACTGTAGGAGACCTCATCCACGACCTGCAGAGAGAAGACCCAGGAGTCACCTCTGCCTCTGTGCACACCaagg atGGTGCACGGGTAGCTAACAGCACCTCTATAGACAGTCTCCTGGACAAAGACTTCCAGCTCCTCATCAATGATGCTGTATACAACATCCACTCCCCTGAAAGAGGTGAAGCAACTCTTTCCCAAAACATAG AGGCGTCCAGTGTGTCCAGTGAGCATGTGGTGGACGTGGAGGACATGAAGCACATGGTGCAGCTGCTCCACACGGCCCTCCACCTGCCCGACCACCACCTGCTGAAGGAGAGGCAGCTGCTGGAGAGACTGGATGGACTCAAACAGGACCTCTCACCTCTGGAACAG GTGAAGGCACAGCTGGCGCGCAGTGCAGAGTTCCACTCCTCCAGGACTCTGTGGACAGGTGTGGCCCTGCTGTCTGTGCAGGGCGGGGCCTTGGCCTGGCTCACCTGGTGGGTGTACTCCTGGGATGTCATGGAGCCCGTCACCTACTTCCTCACCTACTGCACCAGCATCGGAGTCTTCTCCTACTATGTCCTCACCAAGCAG GATTATGTGTATCCAGATGCCAAAGACAGGCAGTTCCTGTATTACTTCCACAAGGGTGCCAAGAAGGAGCGCTTCAACGTGCAGAAGTACaatgagctgagagaggagtTGGCTTCG GTGGAAGAAGATTTGAGACGTCTAAGGAATCCAACCCAACTTCAGCTCCCTGTAGAACAGATCCAGAGCCAGCCATGA
- the LOC109877450 gene encoding calcium uniporter protein, mitochondrial-like isoform X2 — MASLRMVAKLRAGVVGCTKPFRYALKTTRSPVKLLHTIHPRQPQWRCPPQVVFCSTVAPSCDVVLQYKHGRPVLAVPLPSRQESCLFFLRPMLMTVGDLIHDLQREDPGVTSASVHTKDGARVANSTSIDSLLDKDFQLLINDAVYNIHSPEREASSVSSEHVVDVEDMKHMVQLLHTALHLPDHHLLKERQLLERLDGLKQDLSPLEQVKAQLARSAEFHSSRTLWTGVALLSVQGGALAWLTWWVYSWDVMEPVTYFLTYCTSIGVFSYYVLTKQDYVYPDAKDRQFLYYFHKGAKKERFNVQKYNELREELASVEEDLRRLRNPTQLQLPVEQIQSQP, encoded by the exons ATGGCTTCGTTGCGAATGGTCGCCAAACTCCGGGCTGGAGTTGTCGGATGTACTAAACCGTTCCGCTACGCACTCAAAACAACCCGATCTCCGGTGAAATTACTGCATACG ATCCATCCCAGACAGCCACAGTGGAGGTGTCCTCCCCAAGTGGTCTTCTGCAGTACTGTAGCACCCTCTTGTG ATGTGGTGTTGCAGTATAAACATGGACGACCGGTGCTGGCTGTGCCGCTACCCTCCAGGCAGGAGAGCTGTCTGTTCTTCCTCAGGCCCATGTTAATGACTGTAGGAGACCTCATCCACGACCTGCAGAGAGAAGACCCAGGAGTCACCTCTGCCTCTGTGCACACCaagg atGGTGCACGGGTAGCTAACAGCACCTCTATAGACAGTCTCCTGGACAAAGACTTCCAGCTCCTCATCAATGATGCTGTATACAACATCCACTCCCCTGAAAGAG AGGCGTCCAGTGTGTCCAGTGAGCATGTGGTGGACGTGGAGGACATGAAGCACATGGTGCAGCTGCTCCACACGGCCCTCCACCTGCCCGACCACCACCTGCTGAAGGAGAGGCAGCTGCTGGAGAGACTGGATGGACTCAAACAGGACCTCTCACCTCTGGAACAG GTGAAGGCACAGCTGGCGCGCAGTGCAGAGTTCCACTCCTCCAGGACTCTGTGGACAGGTGTGGCCCTGCTGTCTGTGCAGGGCGGGGCCTTGGCCTGGCTCACCTGGTGGGTGTACTCCTGGGATGTCATGGAGCCCGTCACCTACTTCCTCACCTACTGCACCAGCATCGGAGTCTTCTCCTACTATGTCCTCACCAAGCAG GATTATGTGTATCCAGATGCCAAAGACAGGCAGTTCCTGTATTACTTCCACAAGGGTGCCAAGAAGGAGCGCTTCAACGTGCAGAAGTACaatgagctgagagaggagtTGGCTTCG GTGGAAGAAGATTTGAGACGTCTAAGGAATCCAACCCAACTTCAGCTCCCTGTAGAACAGATCCAGAGCCAGCCATGA
- the LOC109877450 gene encoding calcium uniporter regulatory subunit MCUb, mitochondrial-like isoform X3, translating to MASLRMVAKLRAGVVGCTKPFRYALKTTRSPVKLLHTIHPRQPQWRCPPQVVFCSTVAPSCDVVLQYKHGRPVLAVPLPSRQESCLFFLRPMLMTVGDLIHDLQREDPGVTSASVHTKDGARVANSTSIDSLLDKDFQLLINDAVYNIHSPERGEATLSQNIEASSVSSEHVVDVEDMKHMVQLLHTALHLPDHHLLKERQLLERLDGLKQDLSPLEQVKAQLARSAEFHSSRTLWTGVALLSVQGGALAWLTWWVYSWDVMEPVTYFLTYCTSIGVFSYYVLTKQDYVYPDGSWLLSSVGLCLSRWIMVVVLCRIMSIQMDHGCCPL from the exons ATGGCTTCGTTGCGAATGGTCGCCAAACTCCGGGCTGGAGTTGTCGGATGTACTAAACCGTTCCGCTACGCACTCAAAACAACCCGATCTCCGGTGAAATTACTGCATACG ATCCATCCCAGACAGCCACAGTGGAGGTGTCCTCCCCAAGTGGTCTTCTGCAGTACTGTAGCACCCTCTTGTG ATGTGGTGTTGCAGTATAAACATGGACGACCGGTGCTGGCTGTGCCGCTACCCTCCAGGCAGGAGAGCTGTCTGTTCTTCCTCAGGCCCATGTTAATGACTGTAGGAGACCTCATCCACGACCTGCAGAGAGAAGACCCAGGAGTCACCTCTGCCTCTGTGCACACCaagg atGGTGCACGGGTAGCTAACAGCACCTCTATAGACAGTCTCCTGGACAAAGACTTCCAGCTCCTCATCAATGATGCTGTATACAACATCCACTCCCCTGAAAGAGGTGAAGCAACTCTTTCCCAAAACATAG AGGCGTCCAGTGTGTCCAGTGAGCATGTGGTGGACGTGGAGGACATGAAGCACATGGTGCAGCTGCTCCACACGGCCCTCCACCTGCCCGACCACCACCTGCTGAAGGAGAGGCAGCTGCTGGAGAGACTGGATGGACTCAAACAGGACCTCTCACCTCTGGAACAG GTGAAGGCACAGCTGGCGCGCAGTGCAGAGTTCCACTCCTCCAGGACTCTGTGGACAGGTGTGGCCCTGCTGTCTGTGCAGGGCGGGGCCTTGGCCTGGCTCACCTGGTGGGTGTACTCCTGGGATGTCATGGAGCCCGTCACCTACTTCCTCACCTACTGCACCAGCATCGGAGTCTTCTCCTACTATGTCCTCACCAAGCAG GATTATGTCTATCCAGATGGATCATGGTTGTTGTCCTCTGTAGGATTATGTCTATCCAGATGGATCATGGTTGTTGTCCTCTGTAGGATTATGTCTATCCAGATGGATCATGGTTGTTGTCCTCTGTAG